GAATTAAAAATGTCAGGGTATATTTTACAAATTTCATAGGCTTCCAGTTATGTTAATAACATAAATTCAAGCCTAGTACCATCTTCAACGTATCACTTCATAAATATGGTTAATGCGTAAATAACAATTTTTTGTATAATATTTTATTGATATAAGACAATTTTGCTAACACAGAAATGGAAGCTCCCGATCACCATTCCCATCAAACTGTAGAAAAATTACACAAATGGAGTAAGTAGTTTGGGGAGTATATTACGTAGAAGATAGGCAAATATTGTACCCTATCTAATATTTAATCAGGCAGCTTTTAGTACTTCGTGCAAAACACCAGAGAGTTCCGCACTAGATATATTTTTCTTCACGATTTCTATCTCAAACATATCCTGAGTTTCTTTGAATAGAGGGCGAAAATCAAATTGCTGTCTAAATTCGTAGCAGTATTCGTCCAGGTAAACGAAAACATCATACAGTACCTTGTCTGCTGCTATATCATGGCTAATAATTTTCTGCAAGCTATCTTCTTTGGGAATTAAACTTAGACTAGACGTATCAGATTGGGCATGCCAGCTTAAATAATAAAAAAACTCTAATCCATTGACTTCAATACTATTCATAATACACTAAAATTATCATTTGAGACTCTGTTCAGCAGTTTGTCAGCATGAAGAAGAGAATCGTAATTAAATTATCAGGATAAATTATTTAAAGAGGACCATACAGAAAACTGAGAATAAAAAAATTACCTACCTAAGTAGAAAATCTCAAATAAAAAATTCAGAATGACTGTATAGGCTTCATTAGAGCAGCAATAGTATTGTTTCACATATTGCTTAACATAAAAAAGCTATTAATTGTCACAATTTAATTTAAAATAATTGTAATAATGTCCACATACGAACATTATTGTTCGGATATGTACACATGTTTTATCTGTTCATATTATTTTTTACACTAAAAAGCCAAATTTTATTCTGGCATAGTATTGTACTTAAAAGTGTAAACTATCTACTATGTTTAAAAACTACCTGACTAGCTCTTTCAGAAATCTACTTAGAAATAAGTTCAATACCTTCATAAATATTGTTGGGCTTTCTTTAAGCCTGGCTTGTTGTATCTCAATCTACGCTTTTGTAAAACACGAATACAGCTTTGATGCCTTCCACAAGAATGCTGAGCGAATTTACAGAGTGGTAGAGCATCATCAGAGTATAGATGGTATGATTTATAGTGGATACCTACCCTTCCCAGTTGCTGATGCTCTTCGGCAGGAATTTGACGATATAGAAATGGTAACCCAGGTTTTTAATGATTTAAATGTAGTGGTTAAAGTTCCTATACAGGATGGTATGGAGCAAAAGTATGAAGAGGGAGAGCTTGCATATGTGGATGAGTACTTTTTACAAACTTTTGATTATCCCCTATTAGCAGGAAACAGAAGGAAGTTATTTACAAGGCCTGAAGAAGTAGTATTGACTCAGAAACTCGCAGATAAGTACTATGGACTCAAGGAAGGCGATGATTACAATCAACTAATTGGAAAAACAATAGTGGTAGACAATGATTCCTATCAGATTAGTGGAGTTTTAGAAGATATCGCTCGCAATACCAACATTACTTTCAAGTTACTACTTAGCTATAAAGCTTTTGAAACAAAATTTCCAGCTTGGTCTTCCAACTGGTACAATACCAATTCAGGCAGCTATGCATTTGTTACACTCAAAGAGGGGCAGAAGGCATCTTCGCTAAAGTCAAGATTTACTGCCTTTGTAGATAAATACTTTAATGAGGAGACTGCCAGCCGTAGATCTTACCACTTACAGCCTTTAACAGACGTACATACCAACGAACTATACGGTGGTACTGTTTACGCTACTCCTGCCATACTGATTATTGCATTTGTTAGTATGGGTATCATAATTCTATCTACTGCCTGTATCAATTTTATTAATCTTGCTACTGCGCAATCTATAAAAAGGGCTAAAGAAATAGGAATACGTAAAGCTTTAGGAGGGCTCAAAAGTCAGCTCATAACTCAATACATGACGGAAACCCTTTGTATTACCATTGTATCAGCAATCATTGGATTAGGCTTAGCTCATGAGTTCACTCACGTTTTTAATCACTACTTATCTAGTATTATAGATTTTGGTCTAAGCATTGATTTTTCAGTGTTCTACTTTCTTGTACCTCTTATTTTAGCGGTAAGCTTACTAGCGGGATTCTATCCTGCTTATTCGCTTAGTAGTTATCAACCAGTACAGGCGCTTAAGCAAAATATTTCAACTAAAAATACCGGGTTCTATGGTAAATTTTCTCTCAGGAAGTCATTGGTAGTTGTTCAATTTTTTATTTCTCAGTTGCTTATCATTGGCACGCTGGTAGTAGCCATGCAGATGAAGTTTATTAACGAAACAGACCTCGGCTTCCAAAAAGAAAACATATATATTACTTATATCCCTGAAAGCAACTCTAAAAAAGCCGAAACTTTCCGGCATATGATAGAACAGCAAACTCTCGTAGAACAGGTATCCCTGACTACCGGCCCACCATTATCTACTGGCAGAAGCTGGACTGATATATACAATCCAGCACAAGGAAACGAAGATAATAAGCATGGGATAGAGGTTAAGCATATTGATGAAAATTATCTGGAAACCTTTGAAATAAAGCTTCTGGCAGGAAGAAATCTGAATGAAAATGATAGAGTTGAAATTACTGATTCTACGGCTTCATATAGTATTCTTCTGAACCTTAAAGCTGTAAAAATGCTTGGCTTCAATTCTGCTGAAGAAGCTATTAACCAAAAAGTATTTAGCAGCGAATTACCATCTACAATTGTTGGAGTTGTAGATAATTTCGTGAATGAAAGCCTCCAGCAAGACATACACCCCTGCCAGCTTTTATATACCAACCATAGATTTAATATCGCTGCTATTAAACTTAATCAATCTCAAGAAATGGCTAAACTAGGGTTTATTCAAGAGGCATGGGAAGAACAGTACCCTGATCATTTTTTTACCATTCAAAATATGCAGGAGTATTTTGAAGAGGGTGCATTATATGTAATAGAAGATGTTATGTACCAGGCTTTTAAGATTTTCTCCTTCCTATCTATAATGATCGGCTGCCTGGGCTTGTATGGTCTTGTTTCTTACCTGGCATTACAGAGAGAGAAGGAAATAGGTATTAGAAAAACTTTAGGTGGAAGCGTAAGACATATTGTCTATCTTTTCTCCAAAGAGTTTAGCTCCCTTGTGATTATTGCTTTTATAGTTGCTGCACCTTTATCATACTTTGCGATGCAAAGCTGGCTTCATACTTTTCATAACCGAATTGAGCTTAGCCCATGGATATTTTTACTGGCTTTATTGGTTTCTTTAACTATTGCCAGCCTTACGGTAGGTTACAAATCGGTAAAAGCAGCTTTGCAAAACCCTTCACAAAGTTTAAAAAGTGAGTAATAAAACAAAATTATATGCTGCTCTGCCTATTCCTGAACTCACGGTAATATTTACGTTTGCTAAAGTTATACCACAATCCAAATATTGCAGAAGCAGCGACCAGTACAGTAAATAAACTATATAAAACTACCTCTCCTATGCCTAAAGGAACAAGATAAAGAATAAAAAAAACAGCCATTAGGCTAAGCGAGATGACAATACCATTGATATTATGTTTTCTAAATGCCTGCCTGAGCTCCTCGTCAGACAAATGCTGTAGATCTTCTTTTTTCATGATTCTATAATCTATCTATTTAAAAATTTGTTTGGCTTTTGTTCGTAATCGTCCAACTCTGTACGAATACGTACGATTCGTTTTATAACTTTCCAATTAAACAACTGATTTACACACACTTACAATATGGCATTTTTTTGGAAGTATGCTGCTAAATACAATCTGCCTTATGTTCTTCAATTTTGTAAAAGTCGCCTTTCGCCACCTTAAGAAAAACAGATTAGTTTCATTTATTAATATTGGTGGCCTTGCTTTGGGCATAGTAGCCTGCCTTCTTATTGCCCATTATGTTAAAATAGAAAGTAGCTACGACAGCTTTTACAAAGAGGCAGATCAAATCTACCGTATTGCCTGGATAAACGAAAACCCGCAAACGCGTACACCTCACCCTATGGCTCAAGCCTTGGTTACTGATTTTCCTGAAGTTACTGCAGCCGTAAGCCTTACTCCTATTTGGGGACCCGGGCTAACCAAAAGAAGTTTTTCAATTAGAAATCCAGACAACAATTCCAGGTTTGATGAAAAAAGAATACTGGCCGTAGATAGTACCTTTTTTGATGTATTTGGTTATTCTGTAATTGCCGGAGATGGTCGTTCAGCTTTAAATGAACCTGGCGGACTAGTACTCACTGAGACTACTTCAAAAAAATATTTTGGTAATGAAAACCCCATTGGAAAGCGGCTAATTTTTAATGAAGGTGATGCCCTGGAGGTAAAAGCGGTAGTAAAAGATATTCCTTACGAGAGCCATTTTCATTTTGACATACTGGTCTCTTATCTGACACTTAAAGCTGGAAATGAAGAAGATCCGTATTTTAGCTGGAGCGACTTTGGGCACTACAACTACATTAAGCTACATGGGCAGGCAAGTGCTCTGGAGTTAGAAGACAAGATTCCTGAATGGATAGTAAAAGGTAAATTTATTAATGCAAGTGAAGAGGAACTACAAGCTGTAAGAAATAGACTGATAGGCTTTGATTTACAGCCTATTAAGGATATTCATTTAAATTCACACTTACGCTGGGAACTGGAGCCTAATGGCAATATTTCTTATGTATACCTCATGTGTGCTGCTGCTATTTTTATATTAGTGATAGCCTGTGTAAACTTTATCAATTTAACTACAGCTCGTTCGGTTGAGCGATCACGAGAAATAGGCATGCGCAAAACTTTAGGCGCTATGCGTAAGCATTTATCTTTACAGTTTTTGGCAGAGTCTTTACTAATTAGTTTTATCGGTTTATTACTGGCTATAATATTAGTGCAATTTGTATTACCCTATTTTAATCAGGCCAGCGGCTTACAGCTAAGCATAGATGAAGTTCTTTCTCCCACTTCTCTAAGTTATCTATTTCTGGGTGTAAGCCTGGTAGGTATATGTTCCGGGCTCTACCCTGCCCTCCTGCTCTCTTCTTTCAAACCTACTCAGATTCTTAGAGGCCAGTTTAGAGGGACTAAACAGGGTAACTGGCTAAGAAAAAGCCTGGTCGTATTTCAGTTTAGTATTGCTATTTCACTGATATTAGGTAGCATTATCATATTTGATCAGCTCAATTATTTATCCAGCAAACCACTGGGTTTTGAGCAGGAGCAGATAATTGTAATTCCAATACAGAACGATAATCTGAGAGGCCAGGTAGAAACAATAAAGGAAGAAATGCTAAGGCTGTCGGATGTGCTGGATGTCTCAGCATGTTCTAATGTTCCGGGAACTAACTATAACCAACATACTTTCTGGAAACCAGAAGACGAACCCTATTCATTAGATGCTTCTGAATGCTTTGTAGATTATGACTTTTTTGAAACTATGGGTATTGAACTGACTCACGGACGTTCCTTTCAAAAAGATCACCCAACTGATATTCAAAATGGCTTTGTAATCAATGAAGCTGCTGCACAGGCTTTACAACTTATTGAGCCTGAAGGTAAAGCAATGCACTGGGATTCTGGGTCTGGTATACGTAGGGGAAATATAATAGGAGTTACTAAAAACTTTCATTATCAGTCATTACATGAACCGGTGCGGCCTATCATTTTCAGGCTTTCAGATCATTCTTTTAATTATATGTTGGTGAAGACTTCATCTGAAGATTACCCGCTGATGCTAAGTAAACTAGAGGGTGTCTGGCGTGATTTTGACCACCAGTTTGACTTTCAGTACTACTTTCTTGATGAACAAATTCAGGCACAGTATATATCGGAACAAAGACTAAGTAAACTGTTTAGCTTTTTCACCCTGATTACTGCGGGAATAGCCTGCTTTGGCCTCTTTGGCCTTACTGCTTATAGTATGAGCCAGAGAACGAAAGAGGTGGGTATTAGAAAGGTACTCGGGGCGGGAGTATTAAATATTTTGCAACTGCTCAGCTCAGACTTTATGAAGCTGGTAGGGATCTCTATCGTAATCTCACTACCTCTTGGAGGCATAGTAATGCATTATTGGCTACAGAACTTCGCATACCGAATAGAATTGGATTGGTGGATGTTTGCTATTGCCGCATTATTCAGTATACTAATAGCCTTATTCACAATCAGTTATCAATCTATAGTTACTGCTACTGCTAATCCCACAAAATCATTAAGAAGCGAGTAAACAAAAAAAGCTGTCCTCTCAGACAGCTTTCTTTATAAGTTTGTGGATAGAACCACAGCATACGTTGATGGAAAGTTTAGTTTTTATCGTCTAAAGAGACACCTTTTTCTACTTCGCTTTTAATTTCTTTGGTTGCGTCTTTAAATTCACGGATGCCTTTACCCATACCGCGTGCTATTTCAGGGATCTTGTTAGCTCCAAAAAAAACAAGAACTACTAAGAGAATGACCATGATTTCCCATCCTCCTAAACCTCCGATAAATAATAATGATGTCAACATAATGGTAACTATTGATTGATCTGTACTAAGAAGCGTTTCAGTTTTTTAATTTTCTAATGTAACCTTTTTCTATGGGATAAAGTGCTTATTACTAACAATTTTTATTCTGAGATATATAAATTTTCTTCTAAAACAAATAATAACATACACCAGCAAACACTTTTATACAACTTTGCCTTATAAGTATAATTGCCTGAGGGCTATTTTAATAGAAATCAAGCAGTATTACTATATATTTTATTATACCTACAGACTTATTTTAGCACGAACAACATCAATAGCATTGAAACAGGTACTAAAAAAATAGAGCTACACTAATGTATTGTAAGGAACTGATCTTCAATCTATTATGCTAGATATTTTTTACTAGCTATGGCACTATTCAAAAATTATATGCGTTAGTAAGGTATCTGAAGCACTATAGAAGTTTAGGGTTCAGCGATGACAAAAAATATGATATTCTTTTGAAACGTTCTTTAGCCCTATCAGTGTTACTTATTAAAATAGGTATAGATAAGTAAGTAAAAATTATCTCAGACATAAAAAAAGGGAAAAACGCAATGTTTTCCCTTACTCAAAGTAAGACAAATTATATACACAGCATAGTTTGGTTTGGTTAGTTTAGCAGAAAGCTCAGGAGCATGTGTTCTTGAGCTTTTTTACGTTTTATCACGATCTAAATGCTGTGTCAGATGTTCAGGTACAAAGCTGCGCATTTTATTGAACAAATGCTCGGGTTCTCGCTCAAAAATCGCGATTTTTCTGGTTTCTTTTGCTAAAAAGCCTTCTTCGCACATATGGTCAAACAGTTTTTCCATATAATCATAATATCCATTTGTGTTTAAGATACCAATCGGCTTGTGGTGTAGCGCTAATTGTGACCAGGTTAGCATCTCTGTAAGCTCTTCAAGCGTACCAAAACCACCGGCTAGAGTAATAACTCCCTCAGATAGTTCAGACATTTTCATTTTACGCTCATGCATAGACTCTACTCGTATGAGTTCAGTCAAGCCCTGATGCCCAACTTCTTTTTTATCTAAAAAATACGGTATAACTCCAATAACTTCACCACCAGCTTCTAATGCGGCATCGGCTACAGCCCCCATGAGGCCTACCTTACCTCCACCATATATCAGCCTTATATTTTCCTCTGCCAGCATGCGTCCTACTTCACTAGCTACCTTATGATAGATTGAGTCTTCTCCAATTTTAGAAGCACAAAAAACTGCTATACTTTTCATTGATTAGCTTATTAGATATTTGCGAAACTACAATTATTGTAAAGCAGTAAAAATGTAATTGTTCAATATTCACATAAGCTTAACAGTAAACCTGGCATGTAAAAACTTTGTATGACAATAAACAAAATAGTCAAATCAGAACATTAATTTACATATTACGAATTTTACCAAACTATTAAATAATAAATAACAACTTAATCAATAGATTAATCTGTTTCATTTGAATAATTTAAGAATTAAGTCATATTTGTTATCTAAAACACATTCCTATGACATACAGATACTTTATCATCCTCCTAACCTCCATATTTTTACTTTTTTCCTGCTCACCAGAAATACCTAAAGAAGCCCCCAAAGAAATTGGCCTTATTACCGATAGTGCTATGGTAGTAAGTGCCCACCCCCTGGCCTCTCAGGTAGGTGCTGATATTTTAAAGAAAGGAGGAAATGCCATAGACGCAGCCATTGCTACTCAATTTGCCCTTGCCGTAGTTTACCCCGCGGCTGGTAATATAGGTGGTGGAGGATTTATGGTGATTCGTCAACAGGATGGAACAACGGATGCCATTGACTTTAGAGAAAAGGCCCCCCTGCAAGCACATAGAGATATGTATCTGAATGATAATAAAGAGGTAGTAGAAAATTTAAGTACCAAGGGCCATTTAGCTGCCGGAGTGCCAGGCTCTGTTGATGGTATGGTGAAAGCATATGAGAAATATGGTACACTGGACTGGGAAGATTTGCTTCAACCGTCGATAGACCTGGCAGATCAAGGTTTTAAACTTACCGAAAGAGAAGCTAATGGTTTAAACAGATATCAGGATAAACATATAGATGCCAATAGTATTACTCCTGAGTTTTTAGTAAAAGAAGGAGGTTGGAAAGCCGGAGATATTATTTACATGAAAGATCTGGCTCGCACTTTAGAACGAATTAGAGACAATGGTAGAGAAGGTTTTTATGCCGGAGAAACTGCCAAACTTATGGTAGAAGAGATGCAAAGAGGCAATGGAATTATCAGCCTTGATGATTTATCTGCTTATCAGGCAAAATTCCGCCTACCAGTAACATCTGATTACGACAACTACAAAATTATATCTATGCCCCCACCTTCCAGCGGTGGTGTTGCCTTGGTGCAGTTGTTACAAAGTGTGGAAGATTTTGCCTTGGAAGGAATGGGGCACAATACAGTCCCTACAATTCATCTGATGACTGAAGCCGAAAGACGTGTCTATGCCGACCGTGCCACACATCTTGGAGATATGGACTTTTACTCTGTTCCCCTGCAAGAATTAATGCAGAAGAATTACAACGTGGCTCGTATGCAATCATTTAACCCTGATAAAGCCACTAACTCTAGAGATATTTCTGCTGGTAAGCCAGCAATAGCAGAATCAACAGAAACAACTCATTTTTCAGTAGTAGACCCTAAGGGCAATGCGGTTTCAGTAACTACCACACTAAATGGAGGCTATGGTAATAAAGTGGTAGTAGCCGGTGCTGGCTTTCTATTAAATAATGAAATGGATGACTTCAGCATTAAACCCGGATACCCAAATATGTTTGGTCTTATTGGTGGAGAAGCCAACGCTATTGAAGCAGAAAAGCGTATGCTAAGTTCTATGACCCCCACCATTATTGAAAAAGATGGTCAACTTTTTATGGTGGTAGGTACTCCCGGAGGTTCAACTATTATCACTTCAGTTTTTCAGACTATACTTAATGTACTTGAGCACGATATGGGAATGCAGGAGGCGGTTAGTGCAGCTCGCTTTCATCATCAGTGGAGACCTGACACAATATTTGTAGAATCAAATACACTGGATAGCATACAAAGACAATCTTTAGAAGCGATGGGGCACACAATAGTACAAAGAGGTAATATAGGTCGTGTAGATGCCATTCTGGTTAGAGAAGATGGAAAACTTGAAGGTGGAGCCGACCCCAGAGGCGATGATGCCGCAGCCGGCTTTTAATAGTTAAACAGTTATACTAATTGAAACGATGAGAGAAGTATAGGTACTTCTCTTTTTTGGCTTTAGTATTACCCTACTTCGCGTGATCCTTTAGTATAGAATTTATTTTTTCTTCGGTCAGAGGTTTGTTAATGTAATCTGTTATTTCAGCCTGTTTAGCACGCTCTACATCAGAAGGGTTTAAGGAAGTGGTAAGCATTACTATGATTACTGAAGGTTTTTTATGAAACTGTAAATGCTGATAAGCATCCAAAAAATCAAATCCGTCCATTACTGGCATATTAATATCCAGTAGAATAAGATCTGGTAATGTTTTGTCTAACTTAATCCGTTCTTCCAATAGATCAATTGCTTCTTTACCATTGTTGGCCTGTAGCAATTCATCTGTGATACCCATATCAGATATCATAAGTTCATTGATAAAATTGGTAGTCTCATCGTCATCTACCAACAAAATACTTTTAACTTTCTTCATTACTAAGCGAATCGTTAAGCTTTAGATTGTATCTGCTCTGACTGGTGAAAAAATACTTTAAAACTGGTGCCCTGATCTAGTTGGCTATGCACTTCAATTTTGCCACCTGCATTATCAACAATTTTTTTGACAATATATAATCCTACGCCTGTTCCTTCAACATGATCGTGTAGTCTTTTGAACATTGCAAATATCTTCTTTTCATTACTAATATCCATACCCAGTCCATTATCTTCTACGGATAAAACAAGATATTTTCCTTCCGGATAACAATTTATTTTAATTACAGGCTTTCGTTTTGGAGATCGGTATTTAATAGCATTTGAAATTAGATTGTATACTATGCTTCTGGCATTTTTAGCAGAGAAATAAATTAAGCCATGATCTTCTATCTGCATCTCAAATTCAGCACCTGCTTCCTCAATCATATAAGTAAGATCCTGTTTTACTTCTCTAACTACTTCAGCAATATCTACTTTGGTAACGTCTTCCCCTTTGCCTTCTCTTTGCACTTTAGTAATTTGAGTAAGATCATTTACTGTTGTCTTAAACCGCTGAATAGACTTGCTGATCATGGAGAGTAGCTTATTAATCATCGGATCTTCCTTACTATCTTCAGGAAGCTTCCTATGAATAGCAGAAATCAGCCCTTCAATATTAGATATTGGCGCTCTCAGGTCATGTGAAGCGGTATAGATAAAATTATCAAGGTCTGCGTTAATATAATTCAACTGCTGATTACTGGCTGCCAGCTCTTTATTACTTTTCTTAATCTTAAAATTAGCCTCTTTTAAACCATCTATTGCCGAGGCTAACTCTTTAGATAAGAGCTGTAAAGCTTCTTCCGCTATCTTTCTTTCATGTATGTCAAAAACAGCGCCTACAAAACCCTGAAATTTCCCCTGATGATCAAAATTGGGCATGGCGGTATCAATGGCCCAACGATATCGGCCATCTACTCCCCGCAAGCGATAGGTAAGCTCAAAATGAGTTTTGCGGGTATTGGCATCCATAAAAATATCTTCCGATAGCTGGGCATCTTCAGGGTGTACAGCAGTTAGCCAACCAAAACCCAAACCACTTTCTTCATTCTGTCCGGTATAGTCATACCATTGTTTGTTAAGGTAAGTACAATAACCATCCGGACGAGTTACCCAGATCATAACTGGTACATTATCTGCCATCATTCTAAAGTACCTCTCACTCTCTTCTATCTTATGTAATGCTTCTACCTGATCAGATATATCAGTTACCAGAGTATAAAAACCCTGAACCTTACCATTCTGGATATCAGGAACATAGGCAGATCGTATGTATTTAACAAAGTCTTTACGATAGGGCATTCGTGACTCAAACTGTAAATTCTCACCACTTAAAGCACGCTGAATATACCCTTTAACTCCATCATATGCTTCCTGCCCTACTACTTCCAGTATACTTTTACCTAGAAGCTCATCCGGATTTTGATGAAACCAAGACTCATACGCCTGATTTGCGAAGCGGTACTTTTGTTCACGATCTAC
This window of the Porifericola rhodea genome carries:
- a CDS encoding response regulator, giving the protein MKKVKSILLVDDDETTNFINELMISDMGITDELLQANNGKEAIDLLEERIKLDKTLPDLILLDINMPVMDGFDFLDAYQHLQFHKKPSVIIVMLTTSLNPSDVERAKQAEITDYINKPLTEEKINSILKDHAK
- the ggt gene encoding gamma-glutamyltransferase; the encoded protein is MTYRYFIILLTSIFLLFSCSPEIPKEAPKEIGLITDSAMVVSAHPLASQVGADILKKGGNAIDAAIATQFALAVVYPAAGNIGGGGFMVIRQQDGTTDAIDFREKAPLQAHRDMYLNDNKEVVENLSTKGHLAAGVPGSVDGMVKAYEKYGTLDWEDLLQPSIDLADQGFKLTEREANGLNRYQDKHIDANSITPEFLVKEGGWKAGDIIYMKDLARTLERIRDNGREGFYAGETAKLMVEEMQRGNGIISLDDLSAYQAKFRLPVTSDYDNYKIISMPPPSSGGVALVQLLQSVEDFALEGMGHNTVPTIHLMTEAERRVYADRATHLGDMDFYSVPLQELMQKNYNVARMQSFNPDKATNSRDISAGKPAIAESTETTHFSVVDPKGNAVSVTTTLNGGYGNKVVVAGAGFLLNNEMDDFSIKPGYPNMFGLIGGEANAIEAEKRMLSSMTPTIIEKDGQLFMVVGTPGGSTIITSVFQTILNVLEHDMGMQEAVSAARFHHQWRPDTIFVESNTLDSIQRQSLEAMGHTIVQRGNIGRVDAILVREDGKLEGGADPRGDDAAAGF
- a CDS encoding TIGR00730 family Rossman fold protein: MKSIAVFCASKIGEDSIYHKVASEVGRMLAEENIRLIYGGGKVGLMGAVADAALEAGGEVIGVIPYFLDKKEVGHQGLTELIRVESMHERKMKMSELSEGVITLAGGFGTLEELTEMLTWSQLALHHKPIGILNTNGYYDYMEKLFDHMCEEGFLAKETRKIAIFEREPEHLFNKMRSFVPEHLTQHLDRDKT
- a CDS encoding PAS domain-containing sensor histidine kinase, which codes for MTKNTSIQSSKYKALETVPDLYLILNPEFYIITASNAYLEATLTARADIIGKHIFEVFPDNPDTPQANSVKNLHSSLQEVKSKLKPHNMALQRYDVPRPKAKGGGFEEKYWLPVNTPVLNENGQLDYIIHKVSDVTEKIKSEQYIEELTLREAEASQEAETERENLKAVFNQAPVGIGIYRGKDFIVELFNPGIASIVGKKPKDLIGKPVFEILPELKEQGYEDILNKVYYSGKPFEAHEIEAEIRRYGRKEKCYFNTRYHPLRNTDQQVVGIIQVVTEVTSQVEARQNAQISERKLRLVTDAMPVLIAYVDREQKYRFANQAYESWFHQNPDELLGKSILEVVGQEAYDGVKGYIQRALSGENLQFESRMPYRKDFVKYIRSAYVPDIQNGKVQGFYTLVTDISDQVEALHKIEESERYFRMMADNVPVMIWVTRPDGYCTYLNKQWYDYTGQNEESGLGFGWLTAVHPEDAQLSEDIFMDANTRKTHFELTYRLRGVDGRYRWAIDTAMPNFDHQGKFQGFVGAVFDIHERKIAEEALQLLSKELASAIDGLKEANFKIKKSNKELAASNQQLNYINADLDNFIYTASHDLRAPISNIEGLISAIHRKLPEDSKEDPMINKLLSMISKSIQRFKTTVNDLTQITKVQREGKGEDVTKVDIAEVVREVKQDLTYMIEEAGAEFEMQIEDHGLIYFSAKNARSIVYNLISNAIKYRSPKRKPVIKINCYPEGKYLVLSVEDNGLGMDISNEKKIFAMFKRLHDHVEGTGVGLYIVKKIVDNAGGKIEVHSQLDQGTSFKVFFHQSEQIQSKA
- a CDS encoding Sec-independent protein translocase subunit TatA/TatB, whose amino-acid sequence is MLTSLLFIGGLGGWEIMVILLVVLVFFGANKIPEIARGMGKGIREFKDATKEIKSEVEKGVSLDDKN
- a CDS encoding ABC transporter permease, which codes for MFKNYLTSSFRNLLRNKFNTFINIVGLSLSLACCISIYAFVKHEYSFDAFHKNAERIYRVVEHHQSIDGMIYSGYLPFPVADALRQEFDDIEMVTQVFNDLNVVVKVPIQDGMEQKYEEGELAYVDEYFLQTFDYPLLAGNRRKLFTRPEEVVLTQKLADKYYGLKEGDDYNQLIGKTIVVDNDSYQISGVLEDIARNTNITFKLLLSYKAFETKFPAWSSNWYNTNSGSYAFVTLKEGQKASSLKSRFTAFVDKYFNEETASRRSYHLQPLTDVHTNELYGGTVYATPAILIIAFVSMGIIILSTACINFINLATAQSIKRAKEIGIRKALGGLKSQLITQYMTETLCITIVSAIIGLGLAHEFTHVFNHYLSSIIDFGLSIDFSVFYFLVPLILAVSLLAGFYPAYSLSSYQPVQALKQNISTKNTGFYGKFSLRKSLVVVQFFISQLLIIGTLVVAMQMKFINETDLGFQKENIYITYIPESNSKKAETFRHMIEQQTLVEQVSLTTGPPLSTGRSWTDIYNPAQGNEDNKHGIEVKHIDENYLETFEIKLLAGRNLNENDRVEITDSTASYSILLNLKAVKMLGFNSAEEAINQKVFSSELPSTIVGVVDNFVNESLQQDIHPCQLLYTNHRFNIAAIKLNQSQEMAKLGFIQEAWEEQYPDHFFTIQNMQEYFEEGALYVIEDVMYQAFKIFSFLSIMIGCLGLYGLVSYLALQREKEIGIRKTLGGSVRHIVYLFSKEFSSLVIIAFIVAAPLSYFAMQSWLHTFHNRIELSPWIFLLALLVSLTIASLTVGYKSVKAALQNPSQSLKSE
- a CDS encoding FtsX-like permease family protein, translating into MFFNFVKVAFRHLKKNRLVSFINIGGLALGIVACLLIAHYVKIESSYDSFYKEADQIYRIAWINENPQTRTPHPMAQALVTDFPEVTAAVSLTPIWGPGLTKRSFSIRNPDNNSRFDEKRILAVDSTFFDVFGYSVIAGDGRSALNEPGGLVLTETTSKKYFGNENPIGKRLIFNEGDALEVKAVVKDIPYESHFHFDILVSYLTLKAGNEEDPYFSWSDFGHYNYIKLHGQASALELEDKIPEWIVKGKFINASEEELQAVRNRLIGFDLQPIKDIHLNSHLRWELEPNGNISYVYLMCAAAIFILVIACVNFINLTTARSVERSREIGMRKTLGAMRKHLSLQFLAESLLISFIGLLLAIILVQFVLPYFNQASGLQLSIDEVLSPTSLSYLFLGVSLVGICSGLYPALLLSSFKPTQILRGQFRGTKQGNWLRKSLVVFQFSIAISLILGSIIIFDQLNYLSSKPLGFEQEQIIVIPIQNDNLRGQVETIKEEMLRLSDVLDVSACSNVPGTNYNQHTFWKPEDEPYSLDASECFVDYDFFETMGIELTHGRSFQKDHPTDIQNGFVINEAAAQALQLIEPEGKAMHWDSGSGIRRGNIIGVTKNFHYQSLHEPVRPIIFRLSDHSFNYMLVKTSSEDYPLMLSKLEGVWRDFDHQFDFQYYFLDEQIQAQYISEQRLSKLFSFFTLITAGIACFGLFGLTAYSMSQRTKEVGIRKVLGAGVLNILQLLSSDFMKLVGISIVISLPLGGIVMHYWLQNFAYRIELDWWMFAIAALFSILIALFTISYQSIVTATANPTKSLRSE